TAAACCTAGTGGGTGAATCTGACTAAGGCCAATTCCATAGTGAGATAACAGTGTTTGCAGGAAAATTGTGGGGGGAATATGAAGATTTCCAATTGTAAGCTGAAGCTTTTACAGTGTAATCATCTTTTTAGGGGGATTATTTACCCTCGCATCAGGAGAGGGAACCATGGGGTTCAATAATCTAAGGTTTCTATGATCTATACATAGCTTGTCGATTTCAGCTTCAGTGATACTGGACGGAATAGCGCTCGCATCTCGATTATCTCTTTGAGATGAAGTGCTGcaggattcggccatggtagtatgAAAAGTAAAGCAGGGAAACGAGGTAGACAAGTGACGAATAATTACACTAACCTTGAAATTCACGACTTTGCTAAAACAAATATTTGCAGTTGTTTTCAGCACAGATGATCGGTTTTCGAAAGAGTGAAAAGAAAAAAGGGAACGGGTTATGTATAAGTAGATTAATGAATGGAAGAGGGGACGAGATTACGACGCGTGTATGGATCAGATCAATAGAACAGAAcaatttgaattttaaaattatatCAAAAAGATTTTGGGGGCAAATTCATAATGAGATATGTGACGTCAGAGCAGAAAAtcagacggctacagcagttttgtgtcttcgaggaaaaaagcatcttttatttttagtttaatgactttattttttataaacataaagacattaaactggggggacttaatggtgtatcctaggagatacacgcataaaaacatcaattttatacagaaaactcgatcaaagagcacagGACATAAGgaaatttggcagttttcagaGTTGCCGCCCAGCGTTTTgtaggccgcccagcgtcaagcgtaagccctgtaggcagcttctatgcataagccctttaactcagcgcgtgaacggcacgcagccacgtcagcacacaccaccgacattccggatgcttcacgtaacagaaccattcagtggttgacacgtgtatcccttgaatttcgaacattctacgcctataaatagaccccctgggtcaccacatttgagATCATActggatctgaacttcagtcagagagaagtacactttctctcacaCACAGTTCTTTCTTACTCTAAAACaatattagccgcttagcagcagtgcgctagacggatcattacagactgatccacagattgattgaggccaccccacagatttaATATTTGTGTTtcaggtctgcagagattatttctcgagggcaaacaacaatgaGCAGCTagttttctgtactagtaccttacagccgctatacggaaaatcgtactaacaacatgccatcatactcataatgctaacagctcgtacactatcacaacaccacattagcatatatTCGACATAATGTATATATAGCGTGCTAAACAATattcaacaacataatatggttaaccataacgctatggtgctaccggctcgtggttcacatcatacgaaatgctatgacgctaccggctccttggttcatgcCACTacacatttgagtcatactcctttatagtgctaccggctcatggttcacacttcattttatagtgctaccggctcgtggttcacacttgatgctaccggctcgtggttcacatcatgacactcgtcacatacatgctatggtactaccgactcattggttcataccataacatacacaaataaatacgccatatacatatacgcataattattccactcaccttaacgattcggtgacggttttatacttccacaagcttcaaagcgaagtacctaatagaataagtactcgatcaacacacaaaatagttggactaaacaccaacaatttactcatgtgcatttaatgacttaagtgCATTAAATaatccatttacaccaaaaccgtccatgtaaggtcaagaccatcataaatcactaaaagctagtgattaaggtccaacatcaATAACTTACACAAaattggggtatttcatacccatctttcccaattaggtcaatcattaaccatttgaccattttaaaatcaacacacccatttcgggtcatccactaacccaactaatacccatttacttaatatctaggtgtgctagtaattaactaaccaattaagactcataaacaccaattaatactttaaaaccctaggttagttattattgagtcctcatgactcaatcttacccaagaaccctcaaaatcaccaataatgggttttatgttcatcactaacccaaaaccctaacccttaaacaaattaaaataaggaaatcaagattagagcttaccaccacaaccaaaatgtagctagtggctagatgaacaactttaatacacgcgcttttgcccgaaatcaacttcttcctccttgatttgagctctctctctctctctcttaatgagtttctcactctaaaattgaatgggagagaagatgatgttggtggttgtgttgaatgtgttaCAACCACCACAAAACTGGCCAATAATGACCTAAAACTAGCCTCATGTGAAAGGACAagaatgcccctcatttaactttaatttaaaatgcagGAATCTGCCAATAGcagcagtgcgcggcgcgcaccccttcCTTTGCGCGGGCGCTCAAGGGTCTGGGCAGACTCTGACCTCTGTTAAATTACACAATGATACCCACACTCTACGTACCATATTTACACTGTTGTACAATAATAATCTGGGTCTTACACCGAATGGCAAAATGGGCAATCAAACTGGGCGAACATAAAATCAGCTACGCGCCGCATAACGCTATTAAGGGACAAATCATGGCCAATTTCATGGTGGAATTCATCAATCCAGGACCAACAACAGCTGTTAGCGAAACGGCACCCTATGCCGTCACGTGGGAGCTCTTCACTGACGGAGCATCTAGTTCAGATGGGGCTGGTGCCGGGTTAATACTTACCAACCCAGATGGCAAAGAACACACCTATGCCCTACGTTTTGTTTTTCCTATTTCTAACAATGAAGCCGAATATGAAGCGTTACTTTCTGGGTTACGCATAGCCGAAAAAATGGGTGTTAAGGCATTGAAAGTGGCAGTTGATTCGCAGCTGGTGGCAAATCAGCTGAACGAAACGTTCGAGGCCAGAGATCCTGTAATGTAAAAATATTTGAAGCTAGCAGAAGAATTGGCTAACAAATTTTATTCTTTTTCAATCACGCAAGTTCCACGCTCGATGAACAAGGAAGTTGACGCCCTCAGCAAGCTTGCTTCATTGACGTTTAGCCACTTCGCTAAAGATGTATGGGTGGAAGGTGTCGAACAAAAAAGTACCGATGTGGTATAGGTATCAAGCTGTCGCGCTTATAAAACCTACATACCACTACCAAGTTGGTAAAACATACAGGAACAATTAGCCTTACGTAACGTTTATAACGTGATGCTTTTCAGGTGGCAGTGCCAGTCAAGGAGGTGAACACTTGGATGAATCCAATTATCAATTATCTCAAAGATGGCACGTTACCCATCGATAGCGTAGCAGCCCAGAAGATTCGAATGAAAGCACCCATGTATGTCATACGTAATAATGTAGTTTATAAAAAGTCCTTTTTGGGTCCGCTACTTCGCTGCGTTGGTCCGCAAGAGGCTGAAACCGTCATTAGAGAAGTACATgaagtgaaacgacccgtccatattactataaatgcagtacgttatttattggtcccatagcgaggtatttgacctctatatgatacgttttagaaaatattgcattcatttcataaaaagcacaccattattatacataatgcatgttttaaacaactgggcgattatttaaggaataatccccatgatacatcgtttttcaaatactacacacgtgacataacagtcgaatataatacatgacaaaggttttattgaatgcaacactttatttaattaaaagcatgaaactccatgcacagcttgctcagataatgcaacagcggaagactttcttaaggacctgagaataaacatgcttaaacagtcaacacaaaggttggtgagatatataggtttagcatcgatataaatatagaacacaagatttcatagttataaatatatgtacactcgcaagtgtataaaagtattctataagttgttgagcgcttcggtaaccatacttaactattaatgtagcatattccctttattatgaaatctccctacactgtaccaagtgtagtaaaaacgaagtactacgcaaccgtttacgatactagagcgactagcccggttggggttgtcaaacccgatagatctatcaataggatttcgcgcttacatgttcttacaacatgtaaatattagttaccaagctattagggaagatatgcaaggtggtacaactcaacgtagaatatattttaagtacttgtgtccatggcgtaaaacataaactgcatgtattctcatcccaaaatatttttagagtttaaaaattggactatatactcacggtagtaaaagtatattaataataagttttcagcttattaaaaatatggccgtcgtccttggattcacgaacctataacaataataacgattcagataataatacaacatgtgaataaaataaaacaagtttgtagaattaatttttaacatttttatgttcgtagtcctttgttagtagtccaaaatagtccgaaatgtccaacagtccaataatcggtatatatatatatatatatatatatatatatatatatatatatatatataatcttagaattacccccatgatgtattgtatatgtattgtctttgcatcaacccaaatacgtattgtatacgtattttcttagaattaactaagacgtattgtgtacgtattgtcttagaatttatcaaaacgtattgtatacttattgtgttaggacgtaccaagaatattattatacatatatacaatcacagaattaaccaagattattatattttgttatactactgataacatgtccaaatatatatagaatataggaaaatttaacaaggatatggttaatatagtttttataatataaatttcttccatacaacgttaattttatcagattttgttttgctcgccaaatattcattacaacttcgtttaaagtgaatcaaattgctatggattcattaagaagtaaattttacaaaaccaattcgaaaagttcatcccaagtagtaatttttagagctttaccctctttttatgtcggtggacagatttggaaaaatcccggcatccacccaatatatgatttttgataaaatacttccactttgtctaaaatcatgaaaaaaatactgggagtcttatttacatatattaatatatttccaaagtcttagcctcgaaatcaaagtataagataggtttttaattcccaacccaaaacagcccgctttttaccgaatggagattaaaggatatatgttaagtttcaaggtgttcttcatatatacaagttataagttcttatattaacttaatataacatcataatacatataaataagtgttattagagttaagttacaaagattagattagttttttcaaacaagcttggtgttcaccaaaacaagttctagtttttacaacttttataagtataataagatagcaactatacaaggaattgaacaaggattttgagaagtattttatcttgattatgaagaggaaagttgctgagactaaagtatgatatgagagcattcaagtgtgtgtttttagtttaagaaaatgtggagtaaaaatgagttaaaatggtccttatttgtaagcttataattttggcttttagtgaaaatatctaagataagttaaattatattaagtcatgcatgacatattaaattgattaggtcatggatgacatattacacaaataattgcagatttctattggtatgtaccaatagtaaatacttctagaagctgtgtataatacgggtaaaaataccgtataaatgcgagtagaattctttgaggaaattgaacagaaatatgaatatagctatcctttatatgtattggtatattataaagtgtattaaataCTTGCAagaatgtatttacactcgtaatacattatgtgatgacccaggaatttccaaccaaatttaaacttaatcttatatgatttcgacacgataagcaatgtctgtaatgttgagtcacaaatattttgaactgtttcatatattcgtttgactttcgaccattctcgacgattcacgaacaattaattgtaattagatatgtgtgtatgtatatataaataatttgaaatataatttgaagtattatatattgttgttattaaaaagtaataaaaataaaaagggtatattataataattgttatttaaaatatatatatatatatatatatatatatatatatatatatatatataaataaagtgtattaaaaataaatattaaatgattgtattgCTTGCTTATAAACGAacttgcgagattttaaaataaatggtgatcagaAAATGGATTatatctatatttgtttaattattactcAGTATTACTTTTGGACTTATAGTTGACACGgctcactattattaatatttatatatatatatatatatatatatatatatatatatatatatatatatatatatatatatatatatatatatatatatatatatatatatatacaattgaatCCTACCGATTAATCAATGATAATTACTAAGATATCTTTTCTACCTTATAATAATATTTTAACATCAATCATGTTTAGCATATCATTTTTAGTTGTTATGACATGCATCACTAGTGTTGTTACTAGTCCTTTGCTatcaatatataaattatatatatatatatatatatatatatatatatatatatatatatatatatatatatatatatatatatatatatatatatatatatatatatatatatatatatatatatatatatatatatataggatgttATACGATACATAAGTTTGATCAATCAACCTTTTAATTTTGTAATCGATCCCCACAATTCACTACATAACAAATCACCAATTTCTTTACTATGTTAAATTGATCTCTGCTATGCTAAATTGCCTTAATTAATTGAATTAGAGTTTCAAAAGTCTACTTTATGTTATCTATCATTTTCCAGCAATATCTATCTATGTTCATATATcattatctatctatatatatattagatatacatatacatgtaccagtacgtatatatatacaatacatatacagatatatatacacttatatatatatatatacatatataaatatagcaTAATCAAATATGAATAAGAGTAAATACGTATGGTTGTGAAAAGAATCCTATACAGTTTCAAGTTACAATCAACTTTATATGATTATTGATCTCATTTGACTTTCTTACATCAAAAGTAGATTAACAATTGCAACTCGTTACACATCCCCATCTACTttctattttttttgtttctttctctCTTGGAcagaatattatgtcgacaaattcAATTCATATATTGAATCGCTTAACTTCTGTTCAAAAGGAATTTCTTCATCTATCAAACCACGGGTTCATTCATCGCCAtttttcttcatcatattcatcgtGAGTCATCACCATCTCAATCACCATCTTCCTTCAAAGACCACAAGACAACCTATCACCCGCCCACTTGATTCTTCTTCTCTTCCCGTCCGAGAACTACCACAACTATCGATCATCTTGACTATCATACGACTACCATCATAATCGTATCGAAATCATTTCATCAAACCAAACCATGAGG
This genomic window from Rutidosis leptorrhynchoides isolate AG116_Rl617_1_P2 chromosome 2, CSIRO_AGI_Rlap_v1, whole genome shotgun sequence contains:
- the LOC139889673 gene encoding uncharacterized protein, with translation MANFMVEFINPGPTTAVSETAPYAVTWELFTDGASSSDGAGAGLILTNPDGKEHTYALRFVFPISNNEAEYEALLSGLRIAEKMGVKALKVAVDSQLVANQLNETFEARDPEVDALSKLASLTFSHFAKDVWVEGVEQKSTDVVAVPVKEVNTWMNPIINYLKDGTLPIDSVAAQKIRMKAPMYVIRNNVVYKKSFLGPLLRCVGPQEAETVIREVEVTNRDIVSGIKARLGTNRKGWVDELPMVLWAFWTTPKGSNCEMPCSLVYRSETVIPSEIAVPTQHVMEFNEETNVIHLKDNLNLLEECRCIVAINEASNKQKIAKYYNRRVRERSFRPGDYVWRNNNASRVEDLGKLGPNWEGPYEVVDALGNGAYNLKTDGKFVPRTSHATNLKKFYV